DNA sequence from the Ornithorhynchus anatinus isolate Pmale09 chromosome X4, mOrnAna1.pri.v4, whole genome shotgun sequence genome:
agcataataatgatgatggtatttctgaagcgcctactatgggcccagcactgttctaagcgctgggagttgATCGGGTTgtccgtgggactcccagtcttcctgccaaattgtccattccaagcgcttagtccagtgttccgcacatagtaggcgctcaataaatgctattgaatgaatgaacgaatccccctTTGGCagaggagggcaccgaggcccagggaataataataataatgatgatggtatttctgaagcacctactatgggccaagcactgttctaagcgctaggagttGATCGGGTTgtccgtgggactcccagtcttcctgccaaattgtccattccaagcgcttagtccagtgttccgcacatagtaggcgctcaataaatgctattgaatgaatgaacgaatccccctTTGGCagaggagggcaccgaggcccagggaataataataataatgatgatggtatttctgaagcacctactatgggccaagcactgttctaagcgctaggagttGATCGGGTTgtccgtgggactcccagtcttcctgccaaattgtccattccaagcgcttagtccagtgttccgcacatagtaggcgctcaataaatgctattgaatgaatgaacgaatccccctTTGGCagaggagggcaccgaggcccagggaataataataataatgatgatgatgatggtatttgtgaagcgcttactatgggccaagcactgttctaagcgctgggggagagacagggtcatcgggttgtcccccgtggggctcccggtcttcgtctccctttgacagaggaggtcaccgaggcacagagaataatcataatgatggtatttgttcagcactcactaagtgccaaacactgttctaagcgctgggagagatataagctcatcagattgtcccccgtggggctcccggtcttcatccccctttgacggaggaggtcactgaggcccagagaataataataataatagtgatggtatttgtgaagcgcttactatgggccaagcactgttctaagcgctgggggagagacagggtcatcgagttgtcccccgtggggctcccagttttcatccccatttgacagaggagggcactgaggcccagagaagtgaagtgacctgccccaagtgacccagctgaccggtggcggaggcaggattggaacccacgacctccgactcccaagcccgggctcttgccactgagccccgctgcttcccgaggGCTGAAGCGGGAAGGGGAgcggcctgggttcgaatcccgcccgtcTGGTctgggaccctgggcgagtcacttcgcttctctgggcctcagtgacctcttctggaaaatggggatggagaccgggagccccacgggggacagggactgggtccagcccgacttgcttggatccaccccggcgcttagtacagtgcctggcgcacagtaagcacttaaataccataattattattattattattatttccttgtatcctccccagcacttactacagtgcctggcacctagtaagcacttaaaatgccataataattactttatttgcttgtatctaccccagcgcttagtacaatgcctggcacctagtgaacactaacaaataccaatattattatttgcttgtgtccaccccagcgcttagtacagtgccagccacctagtaagcctttaacaaataccatgattattatcacttgcttgtgttcaccccagggcttagtacaatgcctggcacctagtaagcgcctaataaataccataattattattatttgattgtatccaccccagtgcttagtacattacctcgCACattgtgaatgcttaataaattccattattatttgtattattattagtattaatcccatctcagctgcttgtctgccgtgtgaccttgggcaggtggctCTACTTAACTGGGGTattcattaatcaatcgattggtggtgtttattcattcattcattcattcattcaatagtattgagcgcttactatgtgcagaccactgtactaaacgcttggaatggacaatttggcaacagatagagacaatcccttgcttattgagcgcttactatatgcagagccctgtaagaACTGCTTGGGTGAGGATAATACACCAGGGTtgttggatacgttccctgccctcagtgagcttacagtctggagggggagatacacattaatattaatgtacAATTTATAACATGTTTGAAGTATACGTGCatatgttaagcgcctactatgtgttaagcactgaacaaagtcctgggctagatataaaataaccaagtcccacatgatgctcacgggCAAAGTTGGAAAGAGAACAGCTTTTATAGAGGAAGGAACCAAAGTTCAGGGAATTTAAATGACTccctcgaggtcacccagctggtcagtggcagagccgggattagaacccaggtcctctcactcattcattcattcaatctttttttgagcgctcactatgtgcggggcactgtactaagcgcttgggaaagtgcaatacaatgataaacagtgacattccctgcccacaacgagctcacagtctaggggggagatggacttcagtacaaataaataaattgtatatatataatttaataatctatatccccgtggctcagtggaaagagcccagtcttgggagtccgaggtcatgggttcgaatcccggctctgccccttgtcagctgggtgactgtgggcaagtcacttcacctctctggtcctGGAGATAGCAATATTCCAttattaagagagagagagagcgatttTAGAGGGAAGAGAAACTGCATGAAGGTAAAGTAGAGAATCCTGCTCTATGAAGTATATTCCCTCTTGGTGCATGGTATGATTCACTTGGGGTGCCTTCGACAGGAACAAATTAATTTAGGCTCATCTTACTGACTGATGTGTTTAGTTTGGACCCTGCCCAAAGTAATCAAGAAGGGTAGTGCAACTTTAGAAGAGTTTAATGACaggagtctctgggcctcagttctctcatctgtaaaatggggatgaagccttccgtgggataacctgatgaccctggatctcccccagcgcttagaacagtgctctgcacatagcaagcgcttaataaataccagcattattattccctgattaagcccctccttttctcttctcccactcccttcggcctcaccctggctcgctccctccgttctccccccttcccagcccggcGGCACTTAGGTCCATGactctcatttatttatgtatttttattaatgtctgtccgccCCCCACTCTCGACTGTCAACTCCTGGGGAGcagggtcacattccctgcccgtttattgcctgttgtgggcaggggtggtctctctttattgctgaattgtccattccaagcgcttagtccagtgctctgcacacagtaagcgctcgataaatacgatcgaatgaatgaatgctttctaccctccctagcgcttagtccagtgctctgcacaacagtaagcgctcaataaatacgattgaatgaatgaatgcattgtatcctcccaagcgcttagttcagtgctctgcacacagtaagcgctcaataaatacgatggaatgaatgaatacgttgtaataataataataatgatggcatttattaagcgcttactaggcgccaagcactgttctaagcgccgggggtgatacaagggggtcaggttgtcccacgtggggctcacagtcttcatccccattttccagatgaggcccagagaagtgaagcgacttgcccgaagtcaccagctgacaagcggcggagccgggattagaacccacgacctctgactccccagcccgggctcttgccactgagccacgctgcttcctcccaagcgcttagtacggtgctctgcgcacagtaagtgcttaataaatgcaattgaacgaATGGATGGCTGGATGGCCTGTCCTGGTGTGGCCCCGGCgttccaggaggagggagaagcgtcGGGGAAGGTCAGCGGGGCGATAACCCGCGATGGGGGCCCGGTCCCGATCTCTTCGGCCAATCGGAGAAGGGACCGGCTCCCCGCTCCCACCGGGCTCGAGGTCGCCGTGACCTTCGGCCCTTGGACTTGCTTCGATTCCAGCTGGGAGGGACGCCCGGGCCGGACGTCGACTTCCCCAGGCCCCGCTGGATGCCTTCACAGCTGGGAGGGGCCGCGGTGGAGGCTCGTCTACGAGGGCCCGGGTGCGCGTGCAtgggtgtgcgtgtatgtgtggggtaaatgcatgtgtgtgagggggtgtgtgtgtgtgcatgtggaggggaggtgggcagtTTTCGGGCTGGGATTTCCCCCAGAGCTCCCttccgccgcctcccccccccccccccccccgccttccccgctTCCCCCAAACCACCTGACTTTCCAGAAAACACTCTTTTTCATGCTTTTGCAACTCGCCCAAGAGTTGGGAAGGGGAGATTGCATAACCCGGAGAAATtccactttcccttccctcagaggcAGCCCCGACCGGGCCCTCGGCCTCCGCCGGCTCCGTTTCCAAAAACAGAGGGAGCCCGAGGACCGCGAGGGCgggttttccccttccccccttcccgggCTCCCACCCTGTCCGGGAGTGCGGGAAATtggcctcccccctgccccccagccccgcccaggCCTaccagtctcccccacccccaacaccgcCTGCACGCTCCCTCAGCTTCGTGTTTCCAGAGAAATCCAGCGGTGAGAGAAGGGCAGAGGCTGAGAGTCTGTtgagcccggcctccctccccaaccgccccccaccgccccccatatTCGACGGCCCGGCCCCTCGGGAGGCCCAGGGGTGGGAGCGAGAGGggccgaccccctcctcccccttcccgcgCCCCCCATTCGGCCTGGTCGGCTCTGGAAGGTAAAACCCCGCGCCCAACCAGTTAGGCGTGAAGAGGgggctcggaggaggaggaggaggaggagggggtcccacgggagacGGGAGGCCgaccccagcctctccccgccgTCTCCACCGTCCCCGCCGAGGCCTTGCAGGAATCTGTGAGAAGGGTCCGGATTCCCCCAgatcaggagggagggggagaggaccgaAAACTTGCACCGGCCGtgctcggggggagggggtcactgAGGACCGGGGACCCcgattccccttccttcttcggTTGGctgccccccacccggcccccttcccacctcccctccgccgctctctctcccaccctcctctgcgtctcctccttccctccctcctcccgcgggGTCCCCCCCGAGAGGGCGAGGTGGTGATAAACCCGGCCGGAGGCTCCGGCCTcggtcccgggaccgcgggaggcgggcagggagaaagggacgGAGAAAATGAGTCACCGACACCCAGGGCCACGAGACGCCATGGAGGTCTGAGCGAAAGCTGGGCTGAGGGTGCCGGGGGGAAGGTCCctcctggaggagcaggggactCTGGGATTGGGATGAAGGTGAGGGACcggtgatggtggtggggaggggggaggtcttACCCCCACCCCCTAACCTGGACCTTGCCTATTTACTCAGACCGTTGCAGTCAAAGCcatcctctccctcagctccaaagtCCAAAGGGGCAGGGCGGGCGCCCCAGGCTCCATCGAGATCTCGACCATGTGGTGAGTGACCAAAGTTCTGGCAACgtggatcctcctcctcctcctcctccttctgtactcttccccctcctcctcctcttcctcttccttttcctcctcctccttttcctcctccaccaccctccccaggctccctggatctcctcctcctcatcctcctcctcttcctcctccttttcctcctcctcctcttcctcctcctccaccctctccaggCTCCCtggatttcctcctcctcctccttctgtgctcctccccccttcctcttccttttctcctcctcctcctcttcctcctccaccaccctccccaggctcccttcatctcctcctcctccccatcctcctccccccccatcctcgTCCTCCTCGGGCTCCCCagatctcctccccgcccccgtctcctCTGCACCCTGGTCCTCGGGACCCCGACGGTCCTCCTgtaccggcccctccctcccctgcgaCCAGGTGGTTCCTCGCCTCGGTCCTGGCCTGCGCCGATGCCACGGCCATGTACGGGGAGATCCTGTCCCCCAGCTACCCCCAGGCATACCCCAACGAGGCTGAAGAGGTCTGGGACGTCCAGGTGCCCGAGGGCTACGGCATTCATCTCTACTTCACCCACTTGGATATAGAGCCATCCCAGGACTGCGAGTACGACTCTGTCAAGGTACTTGCAGCCCAGCGGCCCCTTCCGAAGGAGTAAGAAGGCCGGTGTTGGTTAAGCCCTCGCCGTGCGCCAAGCCCCGCACTAAgcacaaggtcatcagatcgCTCTCGGCCTCCACCCCTCGTGGGGCTTACGGCCTAAGTGCGGAGGGGGGAGGAGTAGgatcgaaaccccattttacggacgagaagcgaaaagtgtcttggccaaggtcacccgacggggaagcggtggagccgggattagaacccaggtctcttgactcccgggccctacgCGCGCTACTTCTCACCCGCTGGTGCCTGGGGTCTAGCCTCCTGCCCACCTaccggggaggaagaagagaagccgCGTGGGTCGTGCAAAGACAGATTCAAAATGGCACCCCATTCTTCCTCCACCAttccccgggggtccccgcctgcttgggagagaaaaatcaataGATCCAACTCCTGCCccgaaggagcttacggtccagcgtGGAAGACGGACTGAACAGTCCATTACAGATCCTCGCCACCTCGTGACACCCGCCCCACTCCAGCCTTGAGGGATGAGGGGTCTGGACACATGGACACATGAAGCAGCGAGGCCCGGCGGGTAGacccagggcccgggagtcagaaggacctgggttctgatccccgctccaccgggtgtccgctgcgtgaccttgggcaagccgcttcacttctccgttcctcagttacctcacccgtaacaCGGGGAtctagactgccagccccacgtgggctaggCACTgcatccgacccgattcgctcacAGTCaccacagcgctcagtacggggcctggcacgtagtaagcgcttaacaaaaatccgTATTATAATGGGTTGGGGACACAAGAAGGGGAAACTTCCCcaaagccccctctagactgtcagcttgttgaggGTAAGGGAACGTGACCGCTAATCCtactgtaccgtcctctcccaagcgcttagtagggcgcTCCgcccgcagaaagcgctcaataaataggatcgaccgaCTGCCCGACTCCCTCCCCGCGGCCGGACGTGTGAGATCCCTCCGTGGCCCCCTGACCCCGGGGCTCCGCCCTCCCCTGTCGCCCGTCTCAGATCCTGGTGAACGGCCTCGTGGAGGGCGTCCTCTGTGGGCGGAGGGGCAGCCAGCCCCCCGGCTCCACCGTCATCGAGGAGTTCCACGTCCCCTACAACCACCTCCGGCTCGCCTTCCAGTCCGACTTCTCCAACGAGGAGCGCTTCACCGGCTTCGCAGCCTACTACGTGGCCGAGGGTACGGCCCGGAGGCGGCGCCGGGGGCCGCCGGCTCCCTCGGGGTCCCCCCACCTACCCCGCGGAGCCCCCGGGGACCGACCCCCCGACCCTGAGGGCGTCTCTCCGTACCCGGCCAGGAGCAGCCGATGgctctgcttctcaatccctgaggccttcattcattcatacgtccattcagtagtatttattgagcgctcaccgtgtgcggagcactggaccgagctcttggaatggacgattcggcaacagagagagaccgtccccgcccaacgacgggctcacggtctaaacctcGTCCTGCCCCCGCctagccctctcccctctccctcgggGTCCCTTCGGTGGTCCAGACCTTCGGGCCCCGGGTCCTCCCTGGCCACCGGGAACCGGAGAGGGCCGGTCCGAACGTGGGTTTCTCAGGGGATCCCTCTCGCCCGCTCCCGGGAGGattgtctccccctttcctctctcccctgacaGACGTGAATGAGTGCACAGATTTGGCAGAGGCCCCATGCAGCCATTTCTGCAACAACTACATCGGGGGCTTCTTCTGCTCTTGCCCCCCCGAGTACTTCCTCCACTCTGACATGCGCAACTGCGGAGGTGAGTCGGGCCCTGGGGACCACCCCCGGGtccgggaggcggggccgggcccagccCCGGATCCCGAAGCGTCCTGGGGCCCACGCTGACATCCGGGCAGGGCTCTTATTGCCCGGGGAAGTTGGAGGGAATAAATCGATcgatcagccaatcgtatttatccagtgcctgctgtgcggagagcactgtgctaagcttctggagagtacggtataaaagagtcggtagacacgttccccgcccacagtgagctcgtcgTCTAGAGAGGCCCCAGACGTAAGTCCCCCAAAATACcacttctaataatgataacattggcattaattaagcacttattacgcggCAGGCATCCGTGACACCTCACGGCTGGATCAGAGCCGCGGTTATAAAATCAGTCGGTCCAcggttttttatggcatctgttcagGGCCtgctatgtgccggccactgcactgagcgctgggcaagatgcaagctgatcaggtgggacacagtccagttcccacagtcttaatccccatttttcagttgaggtaaggaggcccagagaagttaagtgactcgctcagtgtcgcgcagcaggcacgtggcggagccgggattagaacccaggtccttctgactcctaggcccctgctctctccgctgggccgtgccgcttctccggaTATCGAGCGCTGATTATGCGCCGAGCACTCGACTCAgtcgttgggaaagtacaatgcaacagagtcgatagacgtgattcctgcccacttaacttctctgggcctcagtttcctcaagtgtaaaatggggattaaatacctacttCTTAGaatttaagccccacgtgggacagggactgtgtccaacctcataaagtggtatctaccccagggcttagaacagtgcttgacactaagaaatatagtaataatgagcTTAgcgcctagagggagagactgacatcatATAAGTAAACATggctatggacctaagtgctgtggggccgagggaagggcgAATTAaaggtccaaatccaagtgcgatCTAATCATTGGgtcatttactaagcgcttacttttcaatagtatttattgagcgcttacgatgtgtagagcaccgtacgaagcgcttggaacgtacgattcggTAACAGGTACTgtaagctaagcactggggcacgtCCAAAGTcacgagattggacacagtcccagcgcGTGCTGGGcctcgatcgaccgatcgatccaccggtggcattttttgagcgcttactgggtgcggagcaccgcgctGTCTCCTCCAGGCTCTGCTGCCTCAAGGAGGGCTGAGGAGAGCggacccttcccctccgcccggcTCTGAGGGTCCCCTCCTGgtggtcctccccctccccctgccccgtcctctcTCAGCGAACTGCAGCGGGGACGTGTTTACGGCTCTGAGAGGGGAGATCAGCAGCCCGAACTATCCGAGCCCGTACCCCGAGAACTCCCGCTGCGAATACCGGGTCGCGCTGGAGAAGGGCTTCCAGGTGGTGGTGACCGTCAAGAAGGACGACTTCGAGGTGGAACCGGCCGACTCGGAAGGGAACTGTCCCGACAGCTTGATTGTGCGTGAGGGAGGGTCGATTGGGTTGGTGgaagatttcctccctccctctctgcccctctcccccttccccgctccctctctttcccctctctccctctcccctcctctcccctccctccctttcctccggcccggccccgcccggttTGGACTCACTCGGTCCCCATTTCCCGGCTGTAGTTTTTGACCGGAAACGAGCAGTTCGGTCCCTTCTGTGGCAGCGGATTTCCCGGCCCGTCGAAGATCGAAACCCAGAGCCGGGAGCTCAGCATCATCTTCCAGACCGACCAAACGACCCAGCTGAAGGGCTGGAAGATCCGGTACTATGGAGACCGTGAGTATCCCGGAAACCCGGGGCCCGCCCGAGCCGGAGGAGACCCCCTTGGGCGGGAGCCCCGTTCGGCGGCCGGGTTGGTAAGTCAGCCCGGAGTTGGGATCGGGACAGGTTCGGGATGGGAGCTCACCCGGAAGCGTGGGAGCTGTCGGGGGAGACTAGAAAGCCCATGAGGCGGGGGAGGAAACGGGGTCTTCCTGAAGGAGAGAAGCCGTttggcctcgtggaaggagcacgggcccgagacagaaggacctggattctaatccgggctctgccccttgtccgctgtgtgaccttgcccaagtcacttcacttctaagaccctcagttccctcatctccgtaatggggatgaagaccgtgagctccgtgtgtgtccaacctgactaccttggatctaccccggcacttagaacagcgccggactcatagtaagcgtttaacaaatgccgtcatcctCAAGGACGGCCTCccgccctctctcttcctccacaaaGCCATATCCTGCCCGAAGAGATTTCCCACCAATTCTGTCCAGGAGCCTCTGCGGAACAAGTACGCCTTCAAGGACGAGGTGAAGGTCACGTGTACGGAAGGATTCGAGGTGGTGAAGGTAAGCTGCCCGCGAGGCCTCCCGCACCCCTAATCCGGGGCAAAAACCATtcagcccccacctccccacccctcaagaccctccagtggttgcccatccagccccgcatcgaacagaaactcctcaccatcgacttggcggaaagagcccgggctggggagtcggaggtcggaggttctgatcccggctccgccgcttgtcagctgtgtgactttaagtcgcttcgctcctctgtgcctcggtcctctcgtccgtcaaatggggatgaagatcgtgaggcccccgtgggaccacccgatcgcctcgtatcccctcccccagtgcttagaatggtgcttggcacatagtaagcgcttagcaaataccatcattattattattattgccttccctcccccacctcctactacaacccagcctgcagactccactcctctcaagccaacttactcccgcccatcccaccctctcccacgtcctgcctctggcctggaatctccccctcttcaatcagtcagtcaatcggtggtgtttatcgagAGCTTAACTGCGTGCGGAGCTCCGTactgggcccttgggagagtacgccgaagcagagtcggtggacacgttcccagcccccaCCGAGCTTCGTATactccccactctctgctctaaCGCGAGGCCTGCGGGGGCTCCAGTCCCTCCCGTCTCCCGCCCATTTCTCCGACCCTTCGGAGCCGCCGCCTGCCGCCAGTCTAGACGCCCCCAGTTAGCTTCCCGCGGCTTCCCCGGGCTGCGGCCAGAAGCCCCCGGTGTCTCCTGGGGCGGCCGAGCTTGGGGGACCCGGGGAGGGGCCCGAGGTCGACCCCGAGTTAACGGCGGCCCTGGCCCGGTCTGCCCGGGGCCCCTCTTCCTCAGGGGAAAACCAGCATGACCTCGTTCT
Encoded proteins:
- the C1S gene encoding complement C1s subcomponent isoform X3, which translates into the protein MKTVAVKAILSLSSKVQRGRAGAPGSIEISTMWWFLASVLACADATAMYGEILSPSYPQAYPNEAEEVWDVQVPEGYGIHLYFTHLDIEPSQDCEYDSVKILVNGLVEGVLCGRRGSQPPGSTVIEEFHVPYNHLRLAFQSDFSNEERFTGFAAYYVAEDVNECTDLAEAPCSHFCNNYIGGFFCSCPPEYFLHSDMRNCGANCSGDVFTALRGEISSPNYPSPYPENSRCEYRVALEKGFQVVVTVKKDDFEVEPADSEGNCPDSLIFLTGNEQFGPFCGSGFPGPSKIETQSRELSIIFQTDQTTQLKGWKIRYYGDPISCPKRFPTNSVQEPLRNKYAFKDEVKVTCTEGFEVVKGKTSMTSFYASCQSNGQWSNSDLRCLPVDCGPPVAIPHGKSDHPRDTSFRAVTHYSCDEPSYYMKNEGKGAYRCAANGSWVNDVLGVELPECAPVCGEPRVPIEDVERVFGGTEAKIGNFPWQIFFQQPRAGGALVAERWVLTAAHVVEDTASPTMYAGAILVGHAGLQRAQALVADAVFVHPGWKRVSDPTRRTDYDNDIALVRLKNPVEMGPNVAPVCLPGPDFHLSDGTLGYVSGWGKKEDRDHVFKLRKAKLPVVPMDRCRRVKSKKADTTAFRFTENMICAGERGADSCDGDSGGAFVVDLGEERPKYFAAGLVSWGPECGTHGLYTRVANYLSWIEETMRENDQPPSED
- the C1S gene encoding complement C1s subcomponent isoform X1 encodes the protein MGVRTVAVKAILSLSSKVQRGRAGAPGSIEISTMWWFLASVLACADATAMYGEILSPSYPQAYPNEAEEVWDVQVPEGYGIHLYFTHLDIEPSQDCEYDSVKILVNGLVEGVLCGRRGSQPPGSTVIEEFHVPYNHLRLAFQSDFSNEERFTGFAAYYVAEDVNECTDLAEAPCSHFCNNYIGGFFCSCPPEYFLHSDMRNCGANCSGDVFTALRGEISSPNYPSPYPENSRCEYRVALEKGFQVVVTVKKDDFEVEPADSEGNCPDSLIFLTGNEQFGPFCGSGFPGPSKIETQSRELSIIFQTDQTTQLKGWKIRYYGDPISCPKRFPTNSVQEPLRNKYAFKDEVKVTCTEGFEVVKGKTSMTSFYASCQSNGQWSNSDLRCLPVDCGPPVAIPHGKSDHPRDTSFRAVTHYSCDEPSYYMKNEGKGAYRCAANGSWVNDVLGVELPECAPVCGEPRVPIEDVERVFGGTEAKIGNFPWQIFFQQPRAGGALVAERWVLTAAHVVEDTASPTMYAGAILVGHAGLQRAQALVADAVFVHPGWKRVSDPTRRTDYDNDIALVRLKNPVEMGPNVAPVCLPGPDFHLSDGTLGYVSGWGKKEDRDHVFKLRKAKLPVVPMDRCRRVKSKKADTTAFRFTENMICAGERGADSCDGDSGGAFVVDLGEERPKYFAAGLVSWGPECGTHGLYTRVANYLSWIEETMRENDQPPSED
- the C1S gene encoding complement C1s subcomponent isoform X2, with the protein product MGTVAVKAILSLSSKVQRGRAGAPGSIEISTMWWFLASVLACADATAMYGEILSPSYPQAYPNEAEEVWDVQVPEGYGIHLYFTHLDIEPSQDCEYDSVKILVNGLVEGVLCGRRGSQPPGSTVIEEFHVPYNHLRLAFQSDFSNEERFTGFAAYYVAEDVNECTDLAEAPCSHFCNNYIGGFFCSCPPEYFLHSDMRNCGANCSGDVFTALRGEISSPNYPSPYPENSRCEYRVALEKGFQVVVTVKKDDFEVEPADSEGNCPDSLIFLTGNEQFGPFCGSGFPGPSKIETQSRELSIIFQTDQTTQLKGWKIRYYGDPISCPKRFPTNSVQEPLRNKYAFKDEVKVTCTEGFEVVKGKTSMTSFYASCQSNGQWSNSDLRCLPVDCGPPVAIPHGKSDHPRDTSFRAVTHYSCDEPSYYMKNEGKGAYRCAANGSWVNDVLGVELPECAPVCGEPRVPIEDVERVFGGTEAKIGNFPWQIFFQQPRAGGALVAERWVLTAAHVVEDTASPTMYAGAILVGHAGLQRAQALVADAVFVHPGWKRVSDPTRRTDYDNDIALVRLKNPVEMGPNVAPVCLPGPDFHLSDGTLGYVSGWGKKEDRDHVFKLRKAKLPVVPMDRCRRVKSKKADTTAFRFTENMICAGERGADSCDGDSGGAFVVDLGEERPKYFAAGLVSWGPECGTHGLYTRVANYLSWIEETMRENDQPPSED